A genomic segment from Dermatobacter hominis encodes:
- a CDS encoding right-handed parallel beta-helix repeat-containing protein — translation MRRGRVLVVAVLAVTAILAGACSSDDGEDVSSGGSGGATDGTIRVPQDRTTIQAAVEAAKEGDLILVDEGVYNEAVDVDVADITIRGVDRNKVVLDGEFELENGIRVLETDGVVVENMTARNYVSNGFYWTGSDRYRGSYLTAYRNGDYGIYAFDAYHGQFDHSYASGSPDAGFYIGECYRCDAVISEVTSEYNGLGYSGTNSGGDLYIVNSEFANNRAGIVPNSGSYELCYPSRETTIAGNLVHDNNMTDGPGIDVSLLAQGNGILPAGAVTALITKNRVWNHDRTGIGLVPFPESDANDLAPPETEWGTPCDETPAKAEKAQPTIPADECVEVSLIGEGCIVMWNPIENTVEGNDVSASKVADLAVGTVDLTESGQTTETLRNCFSANVFTTSAPANLEQLAPCNGEPTATDWNASPLDLIGLMGSPAAKPGPDAYKTTPEPGPQENMPNAATTKATQFTKPMAIDVASIQLPAAGG, via the coding sequence ATGCGACGCGGACGCGTGCTGGTCGTGGCGGTGCTGGCCGTCACCGCGATCCTCGCGGGAGCCTGTTCGTCCGACGACGGCGAGGACGTGTCGAGCGGCGGATCGGGCGGCGCCACCGACGGCACCATCCGCGTCCCGCAGGACCGGACGACCATCCAGGCCGCGGTGGAGGCGGCGAAGGAGGGCGACCTGATCCTCGTCGACGAGGGCGTCTACAACGAGGCGGTCGACGTCGACGTCGCCGACATCACGATCCGTGGCGTGGACCGCAACAAGGTGGTCCTGGACGGCGAGTTCGAGCTCGAGAACGGCATCCGGGTGCTCGAGACCGACGGCGTGGTCGTCGAGAACATGACCGCCCGCAACTACGTCTCGAACGGGTTCTACTGGACCGGCTCCGACCGGTACCGCGGGTCGTACCTGACCGCCTACCGCAACGGCGACTACGGGATCTACGCCTTCGACGCCTACCACGGGCAGTTCGACCACAGCTACGCCTCGGGCAGCCCCGACGCCGGCTTCTACATCGGCGAGTGCTACCGCTGCGACGCCGTGATCAGCGAGGTCACCTCCGAGTACAACGGCCTCGGCTACTCCGGCACCAACTCCGGCGGCGACCTCTACATCGTGAACTCGGAGTTCGCGAACAACCGCGCCGGCATCGTCCCCAACTCCGGCTCCTACGAGCTCTGCTACCCGAGCCGCGAGACGACGATCGCCGGCAACCTGGTGCACGACAACAACATGACCGACGGTCCGGGCATCGACGTGTCGCTCCTGGCCCAGGGCAACGGGATCCTGCCGGCGGGCGCGGTCACGGCGCTGATCACCAAGAACCGGGTCTGGAACCACGATCGGACCGGCATCGGGCTCGTGCCCTTCCCCGAGTCCGACGCCAACGACCTCGCCCCGCCCGAGACCGAGTGGGGCACCCCGTGCGACGAGACGCCCGCCAAGGCCGAGAAGGCCCAGCCGACGATCCCGGCGGACGAGTGCGTCGAGGTCTCGCTCATCGGCGAGGGCTGCATCGTCATGTGGAACCCGATCGAGAACACCGTGGAGGGCAACGACGTGTCGGCGTCCAAGGTGGCCGACCTGGCGGTGGGCACGGTGGACCTGACCGAGTCCGGCCAGACCACCGAGACGTTGCGCAACTGCTTCTCGGCCAACGTCTTCACGACCTCCGCACCGGCGAACCTGGAGCAGCTGGCGCCGTGCAACGGAGAGCCGACCGCGACCGACTGGAACGCGTCGCCGCTCGACCTGATCGGCCTCATGGGCAGCCCGGCGGCCAAGCCGGGCCCGGACGCCTACAAGACGACGCCGGAGCCCGGCCCGCAGGAGAACATGCCGAACGCCGCCACCACCAAGGCGACGCAGTTCACCAAGCCGATGGCGATCGACGTGGCGTCGATCCAGCTGCCGGCCGCCGGTGGCTGA
- a CDS encoding DUF1996 domain-containing protein has protein sequence MSAGLLVLLTVAAALAIGYGGSEPAPRPAPRPATTGGHAMADGTTMAGDPAPGGAHDMSMPLDDPPRWSDGTVATPTRHVGPQGGSGQFVAECAWSHSGEVDPIVYPGEVGRSHRHDFYGSTTTDEDSTPDSLRAGGTSCDKPGDDAAYWQPTLYDGEVAVEPIAIHAYYRAAPGIDPTSVVPYPDGLMMLAGDPYATAPQPGEAVGWTCGVRTVLSDEPPACPVTAPLAMVLTFPDCWDGEHADVPGHRDHMTYSRDGACPDGHPMSVPQLTVSVGFPISGPDHDLRLASGSVLSAHGDFFNGWEPAALEREVRQCLHRDVVCDLASNRQEEGPFLTR, from the coding sequence GTGTCCGCAGGGCTGCTGGTCCTCCTGACCGTCGCCGCCGCGCTGGCGATCGGCTACGGCGGGTCCGAGCCGGCGCCGAGACCGGCGCCGAGACCGGCGACGACCGGTGGGCACGCGATGGCCGACGGCACGACGATGGCCGGCGACCCGGCCCCGGGGGGCGCGCACGACATGTCGATGCCGCTCGACGACCCGCCGCGCTGGTCCGACGGCACCGTCGCGACCCCGACCCGCCACGTCGGCCCGCAGGGCGGGTCCGGCCAGTTCGTGGCCGAGTGCGCCTGGTCGCACTCGGGCGAGGTCGACCCGATCGTGTACCCGGGCGAGGTCGGGCGGTCGCACCGCCACGACTTCTACGGCTCGACGACGACCGACGAGGACAGCACGCCCGACTCGCTGCGAGCCGGCGGCACCTCGTGCGACAAGCCAGGCGACGACGCCGCCTACTGGCAGCCCACGCTCTACGACGGCGAGGTGGCCGTCGAGCCCATCGCCATCCACGCGTACTACCGGGCCGCGCCCGGCATCGATCCCACCTCGGTGGTGCCCTACCCGGACGGGCTGATGATGCTGGCCGGCGACCCGTACGCGACGGCGCCCCAGCCCGGCGAGGCGGTCGGCTGGACGTGCGGGGTGCGGACCGTGCTCTCCGACGAGCCGCCGGCGTGCCCGGTCACGGCACCGCTCGCGATGGTGCTGACCTTCCCCGACTGCTGGGACGGCGAGCACGCCGACGTGCCCGGCCACCGCGACCACATGACGTACTCGCGCGACGGCGCCTGCCCCGACGGCCACCCGATGTCGGTGCCGCAGCTGACGGTGAGCGTCGGGTTCCCGATCAGCGGCCCCGACCACGACCTGCGGCTCGCCTCGGGCTCGGTCCTGTCGGCGCACGGCGACTTCTTCAACGGGTGGGAGCCGGCGGCGCTGGAGCGCGAGGTCCGCCAGTGCCTGCACCGCGACGTCGTCTGCGACCTGGCGTCGAACCGCCAGGAGGAGGGCCCGTTCCTCACCCGGTGA
- the murJ gene encoding murein biosynthesis integral membrane protein MurJ, translating into MNETERWDDEDLARDLAAEEAGVGDDLIVGRHAAAPRDAGAPDDGDEWDEEDESDGSPPVVDDRRGRSLLRASALPAVGTTLSRVTGLVRVGALTYALGLTTIADVYNLANTTPNILYELVLGGVLSSTLVPLFVRTLDDADDDTASVVTTVAFSAIVAMTLLGVLLAPWINRLFALPLEGAERAQQLELGDDFLELLIPQILFYGVTTLVTALLHARRRFAPPAFTPVLTNLVTAAAAVGAAQWFARSGADMGQVYMLGLGTTAGVAAMAIALVPSIRRAGITLRWRFRPRHPAVRSVLRLSGWTVGFAAANQVALLLILTLARGQEAGTVSAYQYAFIFFQLPHGLIAVSLMTAILPELAEAAVDRDDRAYIARFREGTSLLLTFLLPAAVGLLFIGEPLIRIFLQRGSFTAEDTTRTTQMLLGFAVGLPAFSLYLYCVRAFFARRDTRTPFFLNLFQNGLNVALVIPFTQLWGAEGLALAYSVSYWAIAAITLYVLNRRVPHLLTVRAAWPLLRSVGVGVAVLFALVATEVVIGDQVGPVVQLVIEVGVALAVFVPVTFMLKPKGFEPAIDRLRQGMRRRGRSMAG; encoded by the coding sequence GTGAACGAGACCGAGCGCTGGGACGACGAGGACCTGGCGCGCGACCTCGCCGCCGAGGAGGCGGGCGTCGGCGACGACCTCATCGTCGGGCGCCACGCCGCCGCGCCCAGGGACGCGGGGGCCCCGGACGACGGCGACGAGTGGGACGAGGAGGACGAGAGCGACGGATCGCCCCCGGTCGTCGACGATCGGCGGGGCCGGAGCCTGCTGCGCGCCAGCGCCCTCCCGGCGGTCGGCACCACGCTCAGCCGGGTCACGGGCCTCGTCCGGGTCGGCGCCCTGACGTACGCCCTCGGCCTCACCACGATCGCCGACGTCTACAACCTCGCCAACACGACCCCGAACATCCTGTACGAGCTCGTGCTGGGCGGCGTGCTCTCCTCGACGCTGGTCCCGCTGTTCGTCCGCACGCTCGACGACGCCGACGACGACACGGCCTCGGTCGTGACCACGGTGGCGTTCTCGGCGATCGTGGCGATGACGCTGCTCGGCGTCCTGCTCGCGCCCTGGATCAACCGCCTCTTCGCGCTGCCGCTCGAGGGCGCGGAGCGAGCGCAGCAGCTGGAGCTCGGCGACGACTTCCTCGAGCTGCTGATCCCGCAGATCCTGTTCTACGGCGTGACGACGCTGGTCACCGCGCTCCTGCACGCGCGGCGACGGTTCGCGCCACCCGCGTTCACGCCGGTGCTGACCAACCTCGTCACCGCGGCCGCGGCCGTCGGGGCGGCGCAGTGGTTCGCCCGCAGCGGCGCCGACATGGGGCAGGTCTACATGCTCGGCCTCGGCACGACGGCCGGCGTGGCGGCGATGGCCATCGCGCTCGTGCCGTCCATCCGCAGGGCCGGCATCACGCTGCGCTGGCGGTTCCGGCCCCGCCACCCCGCGGTGCGGTCGGTGCTGCGGTTGTCGGGCTGGACGGTGGGCTTCGCCGCGGCCAACCAGGTCGCCCTGCTCCTGATCCTCACGCTGGCCCGGGGCCAGGAGGCGGGCACGGTGTCGGCGTACCAGTACGCCTTCATCTTCTTCCAGCTCCCCCACGGCCTGATCGCCGTGTCGCTGATGACGGCGATCCTGCCCGAGCTGGCCGAGGCCGCGGTCGACCGGGACGACCGGGCCTACATCGCCCGCTTCCGCGAGGGCACGAGCCTGCTGCTCACCTTCCTGCTGCCCGCCGCCGTCGGGCTGCTCTTCATCGGCGAGCCGCTGATCCGCATCTTCCTCCAGCGCGGCAGCTTCACGGCCGAGGACACCACCCGGACCACCCAGATGCTGCTGGGGTTCGCCGTCGGCCTGCCGGCCTTCTCGCTGTACCTGTACTGCGTGCGGGCCTTCTTCGCCCGGCGCGACACCCGCACCCCGTTCTTCCTCAACCTGTTCCAGAACGGGCTGAACGTCGCCCTGGTCATCCCGTTCACGCAGCTCTGGGGGGCCGAGGGGCTGGCGCTCGCGTACTCCGTGTCGTACTGGGCCATCGCGGCGATCACGCTGTACGTGCTGAACCGCCGGGTGCCGCACCTCTTGACCGTGCGGGCGGCCTGGCCGCTGCTCCGATCGGTCGGCGTGGGCGTGGCCGTCCTGTTCGCCCTCGTGGCCACCGAGGTGGTGATCGGCGACCAGGTCGGGCCGGTCGTGCAGCTGGTCATCGAGGTCGGAGTCGCGCTGGCGGTCTTCGTGCCCGTGACGTTCATGCTGAAGCCCAAGGGGTTCGAGCCCGCCATCGACCGGTTGCGCCAGGGCATGCGCCGGCGCGGCCGCTCGATGGCGGGGTAG
- a CDS encoding cupredoxin domain-containing protein: MTHRFPTALRVAAVGAAGLVLAACSGGGSSSTYQLPEGEKWESESGKAVTIEARDNVYVTQFIEVKKGTKITWENTGRNRHNVLPDDEGDFSEVPVDQLDPGMEASRTFEETGEFGYYCSLHGSKTKGMFGAIKVVD, translated from the coding sequence GTGACGCACCGCTTCCCCACCGCCCTCCGGGTCGCCGCGGTCGGCGCCGCCGGACTCGTGCTCGCGGCGTGCAGCGGCGGCGGCAGCTCGTCGACCTACCAGCTCCCCGAGGGCGAGAAGTGGGAGTCGGAGTCGGGCAAGGCCGTCACGATCGAGGCCCGGGACAACGTCTACGTGACCCAGTTCATCGAGGTGAAGAAGGGCACGAAGATCACCTGGGAGAACACGGGTCGGAACCGGCACAACGTGCTGCCCGACGACGAGGGCGACTTCAGCGAGGTGCCCGTCGACCAGCTCGATCCCGGCATGGAGGCCTCCCGCACGTTCGAGGAGACCGGCGAGTTCGGCTACTACTGCTCGCTCCACGGCTCGAAGACCAAGGGGATGTTCGGCGCCATCAAGGTCGTCGACTGA
- a CDS encoding extracellular solute-binding protein, producing the protein MRRHRSTRTSRSLLAVALGVAALAAACSSADETGGGGGGDRGDCIGVDVAVSSEKVDLLGDLADDFDDSGATVDGRCIDVEIQKVASGVATQQLADGWDTATDGPRPVIWSPASSAWGQILDQRLGAAGKPPMATDPVSFMNTPLVIAMPEPMATALGWPDKPIGWSDILALSRSQNGWADLGHPEWGRFKLGKTNPNYSTSGLHALIAQTYAATGKTSGLSSEDLQNPTVQQYGTDIESAVVHYGDITMTFLNNWFRADRRGTALNYASAVAIEEKSVIDYNAGNPDGVLDQGEEPREPRTKLVAIYPTEGTLYSDNPLYVLDADWVSSQQRQAAEQFQQFVLEPANQEKVLEFGFRPGNPDVAVADPISTDSGVDPNQPQTLLEVPSGAVMDQLLQTWAQQRKGARVMLVIDVSGSMGDPADPDDPSGPTKLDLAKQAVVQGLDQFKPEDLVGVRVFTSGIDGGDASYQDLAPVAPIGPNRERIKNQVDGLAPLNGTPLYEVTQESYDQMLQGYDASLINAVIVLTDGRNDDGDASDDRKQLDALLADVKDSNDGENSRPVRIFTIAYGGDTNPGELKRIAEASNATAYTATDATTIDDVFAAVVSNF; encoded by the coding sequence GTGAGGCGCCACCGGTCCACCCGTACGAGCCGCTCCCTGCTCGCCGTCGCCCTCGGCGTCGCCGCGCTCGCGGCGGCGTGCTCGTCGGCCGACGAGACCGGCGGGGGTGGCGGCGGCGACCGCGGCGACTGCATCGGCGTCGACGTGGCGGTCAGCTCGGAGAAGGTCGACCTGCTCGGCGACCTGGCCGACGACTTCGACGACTCCGGCGCCACGGTCGACGGGCGCTGCATCGACGTCGAGATCCAGAAGGTGGCGTCCGGCGTCGCGACCCAGCAGCTTGCCGACGGTTGGGACACCGCCACCGACGGTCCCCGACCGGTGATCTGGTCGCCTGCGTCCAGCGCGTGGGGCCAGATCCTCGATCAGCGCCTCGGCGCGGCCGGCAAGCCCCCGATGGCCACCGACCCCGTGTCGTTCATGAACACGCCGCTGGTCATCGCCATGCCCGAGCCGATGGCCACGGCGCTCGGGTGGCCGGACAAGCCGATCGGGTGGTCCGACATCCTCGCCCTGTCGCGCTCGCAGAACGGCTGGGCCGACCTCGGTCACCCGGAGTGGGGCCGGTTCAAGCTCGGCAAGACGAACCCGAACTACTCGACGTCGGGCCTGCACGCCCTGATCGCCCAGACGTACGCCGCGACCGGCAAGACGTCGGGACTGAGCTCCGAGGACCTCCAGAACCCCACGGTGCAGCAGTACGGGACCGACATCGAGTCGGCCGTCGTCCACTACGGCGACATCACGATGACGTTCCTCAACAACTGGTTCCGGGCCGACCGGCGCGGGACCGCGCTCAACTACGCGTCGGCGGTCGCCATCGAGGAGAAGTCGGTCATCGACTACAACGCCGGCAACCCCGACGGCGTGCTGGACCAGGGCGAGGAGCCGCGCGAGCCGCGGACGAAGCTCGTCGCGATCTACCCGACCGAGGGGACGCTCTACTCCGACAACCCGCTGTACGTGCTCGACGCCGATTGGGTCTCGTCGCAGCAGCGCCAGGCGGCCGAGCAGTTCCAGCAGTTCGTGCTCGAGCCCGCGAACCAGGAGAAGGTGCTCGAGTTCGGGTTCCGACCCGGCAACCCCGACGTCGCCGTGGCCGATCCGATCAGCACCGACAGCGGCGTGGACCCGAACCAGCCGCAGACGCTGCTCGAGGTCCCGTCGGGGGCGGTGATGGACCAGCTACTGCAGACGTGGGCGCAGCAGCGCAAGGGTGCCCGGGTGATGCTGGTGATCGACGTGTCCGGCTCCATGGGCGACCCGGCCGACCCCGATGACCCCTCCGGTCCGACCAAGCTCGATCTGGCCAAGCAGGCGGTGGTCCAGGGCCTCGACCAGTTCAAGCCCGAGGACCTCGTCGGCGTCCGGGTCTTCACGAGCGGGATCGACGGCGGCGACGCGAGCTACCAGGACCTCGCGCCGGTCGCGCCGATCGGACCGAACCGGGAGCGGATCAAGAACCAGGTCGACGGGCTCGCGCCGCTCAACGGCACCCCGCTGTACGAGGTGACGCAGGAGTCCTACGACCAGATGCTCCAGGGCTACGACGCGTCGCTCATCAACGCGGTGATCGTGCTCACCGACGGTCGCAACGACGACGGCGACGCGTCGGACGACCGCAAGCAGCTCGACGCCCTGCTGGCCGACGTGAAGGACAGCAACGACGGCGAGAACTCCCGCCCGGTGCGGATCTTCACGATCGCCTACGGCGGCGACACGAACCCCGGGGAGCTGAAGCGGATCGCCGAGGCGTCCAACGCGACGGCCTACACGGCCACCGACGCCACGACGATCGACGACGTGTTCGCGGCCGTGGTCAGCAACTTCTGA